A segment of the Terribacillus aidingensis genome:
ATTCTTTTTCTTTTGATGGCGTGACCTGTTTATCGGAAATGAGCAAACGTATAGCCTTGCGTACACGTGATGTTTCATTGCGGACGCTCTCCGGTAGAATGACCTCGATTTTGCCGCGGGCAGCTTGTGCTCTGACACGATAATCATTATCAAATCGTTGTTCAATAAACTCCGTTCCCATCAACAAGCTTACGGCTTCTTGTACCGTGAAACTGATCGGCGGCAGGAAATAGCCTTCCATCAGAGAATACCCTGTCCCAGGAGCACCTATGATCGGAACGCTTGCTTCACTTAGCGCCTGAATGTCACGGTAGATGGTCCGAACACTCGTTTCAAATCTAGTTGCCAAATCTTCGGCACGTACAACTTCTTTACGTTGTAACTCCAGCACGATGGCTAACAAACGGTCTGTTTTGTTCATTGGTTTCCCACCTTGATGTTTGATAAAGAATAATAGTACCACGCCTTAATAGAGAAGATGCTATAACGAACCTGGTGCTGGCATCTTTCAGGAATCTCTACAAAATAAGGGTAAGACTTCTGTTTTGTGTTAGACTTTCATGAATTTGCTTTAGGCGCTTTTTGCGGTCATATGTGGCCATATTATAACCCCTGCTTAGATTTTATTCTTTCGATTCGTCCGAATATTATATTGCCTTGTTTAGTCATATTATAAATATCCTGGAGTCTCTCTAAATTCTTCTGGTTTTTTTGTGCTATTTCTTCACGTAAGACAGATCATCATGTGTAGTATTGTGTATTTGATATCCTTTACTATAAAGGAACCAATGCAATGATAAAACCTTTGATCGAACGGAAACTGTTGCTGCAGGAAGTGCTGCCGGCAGATGAAAGGTTTATATATGTACAGAGTTTTGAAGGTCAAGACGCTGAGTTGTTAATAAAAACTCAAGCGCTTGAAGGAATCGTCTTGAAGAAGGCTGATTCTCTATATAAGCCAGGCACAAGATCACCCAATTGGTTAAAGGTGATAAATTATCAATTTGAAGAGGTTGGTTTTTCAGGACTTCGCAAAGTCAAATTCGGTGTCCTAATGTCTTTTAAAGATGGATAGTTACAACCATTCAGCATTCCTTCTTGCGGTATTTCAAGCTTGAAATGCGTGCCACATGGCGAACTTTCGACTATCGTTATATCTCCTAAGTGTTCAATCATCATTTTCTTCACAAAGGGAAGACCCAATCCCATTCCTCGCTTTTTATTTCCCAAGGAGATAAACGGATCAAATACACTAACCCAGTTCTCTTGGGGCATGCCCTTACCAGTGTCGATAAAGTGTATGATGATATTTTTATCATTAATGTCTGTTCTAATAGATATCTTCTTTTCCGTCCTGCCTTCCGACATTGCCTCTACGCTATTCTTTATGAGATTGATAAACACTTGTTTTAAGTTTGTCTTATTCAGATAAACATTCAGTGGCGAATAGTTATTGATGAATTCCAGCTCGACCTTATTTTCTTGAAGCATCCCTGCTGAAAAATCAATAGACTCTTGGATAATCTCCGCTAGATCCTCTGTTTTAAAGGCTAATGCAGAGTCCTTCATATATGCACTATAATTATCTGTCAGTTGATCTAGATGTTCGGATGATTTACCTATCATCTCCAATGTCCGCTTATCCCTCTCATTTAGATCATCACTTTTTTCCAGCATACTCGTAAAACTTTTAATAATGGAGTTTGTGTTTTTCACTTCATGAATCAAGCTGCCAGTCAGCTGACCTGTATAGTCTAGTTTTTTCTGTTTTACCATTAATTTGTATGAGTGGCTTTTCAAGTCTACATTGAACTTAACGAAGACATACAGGCTTCCCAATGAAAATATAATGACACCAATACTGCTTGCTAGAAGGCGAGTTATAAGAATGTTGTTTAGACAGCCTGATACAATTAGCAGCAATGCGTTGAATGAAAAACCCATAAGGAGGTTCTTAAAGTATGAGTTTCGAATTCTTAATGATAATACACATACCACTAACAAGAAAAATATAATACCAGCCATGTGCAGGTAATAGACCCATAAAAGCGGTCCATACTCAGGAAAATAGTGAGTACCAGTGAATTCTTCATTAGCAATGACCAACCCAGTTACTCCCAAGTTCGTCCAACTTATGAAGTAAACAACCAGACTCCATATAGTGAAGCCAATTAGTGCTTTTTTTGTAAAAAAAGCATAGGACATTTTCGTAAGCCTATTCGTTTTTTTCGTGACGGATGGTTGATTGTTGATCATCCAATAAGCTATGTACAATACCATGGGAAGGGTGAAAATCGGCCCTGCACGAAACAGCTTGAACAGGAATAGTGCAATATCCTCTGACAGCACATCCTTAAAATAAAGAACTCCTATATCTAACTGCCAGATCGTGATTAAGATCATAGATATGATCATCCCCACCGATAACTTTGTTTCATTGTAAACTTTGCCTATGCTCCATGCTAAAAACAACGGCAGTAAACCGATGGCACATATTAATATACCAATAATCATATCAACTAAACTCCTAACCGCTAAAACCCACATCATGGAGTGTTATTTCAACCATGTCCATGTATTGTAATAGCTGCTAATCCCCTCACCATTTGGAGGTTCAGCATCATGTACTATGCTTAAAAAAGAAAAAAATCATTCCAGACTATGTATAAATTATTACACCATTTGTTATAGGATTTATAACCCATAACTCATTGCTACTATTATCATAAATTCCTTCATACCCAATGGATACTTATACCCACATATTATACCAGAGGTCTTCCATTTAACTACTACTGTTAGTAAAGAAAAACCTATTTGGAATACTTTACCTTGGATTAATCTGGGGTACAAATGAAGAGTTCATACTTTGAAAAGATAGAATGACCTAAACGAAAAAATGGTCATTGACAGCTGATACCCTTTATATATCTGAAAAATTTAAATATTGAAATTTATTATAATGTGTTATACAATCTCACAAACAGTGAATGAAGAGGTGGATGATGAAAACGTTAGAGCGATTTAGTCAGTTTGTCGGAAGTACCTTTGCGTATTGGGTCATTTTGTTTGCGGTAATAGCTTTTATGCTGCCGGCAGGATTCACATGGATTGTCCCGCTTATTACCCCGCTGCTCGGAATCATTATGTTTGGTATGGGTTTGACTTTGTCAGCAAGTGATTTTAAAGGCGTGGTAAAACGTCCATTTGAAGTTATGGCAGTCGTGGTCGCACAGTTCTTGATCATGCCGCTGCTTGCCTTTGCATTGGCAAAAGGGCTGCAATTGCCTCCCGAAGTTGCTGTCGGCGTCATTCTCGTAGGATGCTGTCCTGGCGGAACATCCTCTAATGTCATGACCTTCCTAGCCAAAGGTGATGTGCCATTATCCGTTACGGCCACAGCAGTCACAACCGTTCTCGCACCAATCGTAACACCTGCACTTATTCTTTTATTTGCGAGCGAATGGATTGAAGTCAGTCCGGTCTCCCTATTTATCTCAATCGTGAATGTCGTCATTATCCCAATTGTTTTAGGGCTATTAGTGAAACGCTTCTTCAACAGACAAGCTACAGCAAGCATCAAAGTACTGCCGCTTGTCTCAGCAATAGCTATAATCGGTATCGTAGCTGCTGTCGTATCCAATAGCCAGCAGCAGATTGCACAGACAGGTCTAGCAATCTTCGGTGTAGTCATCCTGCATAATGTGCTCGGCTACCTGCTCGGATTCGCTTTTGCCAAGCTTCTGCGAATGGATTTGCCCAAAGTCAAAACAACATCCATCGAAGTCGGAATGCAAAACTCAGGTCTGGGCGCCCAGCTTGCAACAGCACACTTCTCTCCCCTAGCTGCTGTACCAAGCGCTATCTTTAGTGTCTGGCATAATATTTCCGGGTCCATTCTGGCTAATATCTTTGCGAAGATGGGTAGCGATGAGAAGGAAGTAGATGCAAAGCAGCAGATATCCTAATAGAACAAGCCATCCTCATACTAGAGGATGGCTATTTTTTTATTAAATCCATATCTCCGCATTAAGTAATAAAAAGCAGCCCCTCCAGATTGATCCTTTCTCTTAGCTTTATCGCCAAATAGATAACCCTCTTATCGTTCCTAAGTCTTCTGTAGTGTTTTTCCAAATAACGAGTATTTAGTTCTGGTAAAAAGGAAGTGTTTTTACCATTTCCCCTTTCACCAAAATTTTCCTTTATTATAATTACAAGTAATGAACAGCTACGGATATATCAGGTGGTGAAGAAAATTAAAAATTTAGATGTACAGGAGATCCAGCAGCAGATTGAAAGCACAAAGAAATTTATCAGACAAACAAAGGAAAGCGTCGAACAAGTCAAACATGCCCTCAATGGTGTTACGACTCTTCACGATGGATTTGAAGGCAATATAGCCGATTCCATCCGCTCCTTTTTTGAAGAAACGCACAAACCCTTCCTCGAGTTCATGAACAGCTTTTTGATACAATATGAAGAGACACTATCGTCTGTAAAAGAAGAAGTTCTTTCCTTCGAATCGGACGAGCATGGATTTATTCGGGAAGAATTTTTAGAAGATGAACTAAGGAACAGGCTGGTGAAAGCTTCCACAAGTTTAACCTCAACGTCAATCGACATTAACCAACAGCTTTTATATGTCAAAGACATTGTGAACATACCTTCTATAGATAGTGAGCCATTCATCAATTCCATCAACAAGGGAAAAGAGAAACTATCAGAAACACTGTCGAATATGTATGACATGGACGCCAAAGCAACCAAGAAGCTTGATAAACCTGAACAGGATATCGAGCAGATGAAGACTTATTTAGCTAAGCTGAAGGATGTAATTGATAAGAATAATATTACTGTCGATAGGTACAGCTCGGAACAGCTGACGAAGCAGAATTTCTTTAAAGACTTCAAATTACAAGCTGACGGCAGACAAGCGTTGACAAGCGACACCCCAATCCCCCTAACGGAACAAGAGTACAAAGCTCTGCAAGATCAAATCAAAGACAGCAAAACCGTTCAAGATGACCGATTTGAATGGGATGGAGAATATTTCATCCTAGCAGATGGCCGCATCATTCGTGC
Coding sequences within it:
- a CDS encoding HAMP domain-containing sensor histidine kinase, which encodes MIIGILICAIGLLPLFLAWSIGKVYNETKLSVGMIISMILITIWQLDIGVLYFKDVLSEDIALFLFKLFRAGPIFTLPMVLYIAYWMINNQPSVTKKTNRLTKMSYAFFTKKALIGFTIWSLVVYFISWTNLGVTGLVIANEEFTGTHYFPEYGPLLWVYYLHMAGIIFFLLVVCVLSLRIRNSYFKNLLMGFSFNALLLIVSGCLNNILITRLLASSIGVIIFSLGSLYVFVKFNVDLKSHSYKLMVKQKKLDYTGQLTGSLIHEVKNTNSIIKSFTSMLEKSDDLNERDKRTLEMIGKSSEHLDQLTDNYSAYMKDSALAFKTEDLAEIIQESIDFSAGMLQENKVELEFINNYSPLNVYLNKTNLKQVFINLIKNSVEAMSEGRTEKKISIRTDINDKNIIIHFIDTGKGMPQENWVSVFDPFISLGNKKRGMGLGLPFVKKMMIEHLGDITIVESSPCGTHFKLEIPQEGMLNGCNYPSLKDIRTPNLTLRSPEKPTSSN
- a CDS encoding bile acid:sodium symporter family protein, which translates into the protein MKTLERFSQFVGSTFAYWVILFAVIAFMLPAGFTWIVPLITPLLGIIMFGMGLTLSASDFKGVVKRPFEVMAVVVAQFLIMPLLAFALAKGLQLPPEVAVGVILVGCCPGGTSSNVMTFLAKGDVPLSVTATAVTTVLAPIVTPALILLFASEWIEVSPVSLFISIVNVVIIPIVLGLLVKRFFNRQATASIKVLPLVSAIAIIGIVAAVVSNSQQQIAQTGLAIFGVVILHNVLGYLLGFAFAKLLRMDLPKVKTTSIEVGMQNSGLGAQLATAHFSPLAAVPSAIFSVWHNISGSILANIFAKMGSDEKEVDAKQQIS